The genomic window GACATCCATGTTTATACCCCAAACAACCGACATCCACACGGTACATAAATAATTAGTCGGCCTGCGCTGCGAGCATAGAATAGTAATTTCCTTCTTTGGACTCTTGAAACAATTGTTTCGTCATCGGTAAGGCAATACTGGTGTCATTCACCTTCCTTCTCTCATGATTGGAAATACAGCAGAAGgagaaataataaacaaaggCACTGAATAAGTCATAGATTTGGTGTTTTCCAATTCAATTTATAAAGCTATGaagtttcttgttttgtttttagtaacattcctcccttctccttccCGCAGCAAGTCATGACACCAACTGGCAAGAGAACAGGCCGAGGCCAAGCCCGTCAAAGCCACACCTCTCCCTGAACCTGAATGGCTTCCACAGACAAGACTTTTCCTGGGTTTAACACTCAGGTGATTCCAGTTTTAAAGCGACATCCCACACCGCACCGAGCTGAAATGTCACAAAGCTCCCAAATTTGGTTCAACAAGAAAGGCCTGCTGGGGAGCGTGTGTGGCCTTTTACACCACACACAGGCTCAGACAGGCAGAGGGGTGTGCCTCAGTGTCAAGATAACAGACAatacaacacacacgcacaaacacttTTTAACTTCTCGACActagttttcttcttctttttaaaaaaaatcagatatgCTGCTGATGGGGATTAACAACCACTGTTATGATCTCACTTTCCTTTCAACTTCACTCTAATAATACAAAAGTGAGCTGACAACTGTTGAATAAATATATGAACTCTGCTTGCCACAACTTCCAGACAACAAATTGGAGGTTGTAATTAAAATTATATCAATATTCTGCCATTTCAACTCTAAACAGAgctttatctatctatctttcatGGACTACTTCAATAGTATACTTGCATTTACCACCCACAGCTGCAGGTCTGGTTACTGTTAATACCTTGATGATGAAACTGACAGAAATGACTGGCAAtaaagaaaggggggggggggcaccaCCATATGGCTGATGTGGTGCAAATAATTCACCCTGTGTGAGCTTGCCAAGGCGCCGTACCCATTAGATCTttgagggacacacacacacagctgtgataCCTCCTGctctaccccccaccccccacccaacTGCCAAACTAGGTAGTCTGATATCTCACAGGGTGACAAGATCCCCGAGGCTGAAATGGAGAGCCATGACATCGTGGTGTATGCATGTACgtatttatgtgtgtgcctgtttgcAGTGCGTTTCGCAGTTGGGAAAGAATGCCAGCTGTACACGCAATTTGTTACTGATCAATCTAGTAGGCAGTTAACATATGGGAGgggtgctgtgtgtttgtgtgtgtgtgttactgtgtgtgtgtgttactgtgtgtgtgtgtgtgtgtgtgtgtgtgtgtgtgttactgtgtgtttgtgtctctgtgtgtgtgtgtgtgtgtgtgtgtgtgtttgggggggaaGGGCAACAACAGCCTGGACACCTGTTGAAACTTATATAGTTAGTGACAGGCAGCTAAAATAATGGTTGTGTATATGTTCTCAATGTAACTTGAACGTCTCAGGGAAAACAACATAGCGAAAGTTACtcgtgataaaaaaaaaaaaaacacacacacacacacaaacaagtgcGTGTTATAATTATATTCTTACATCATTACAATTCGTCGTTAGCACTAAGAGAACCAACAAGACCCCACAGTTGACTTGTGACACTTGTCTGCTAAAAAAGGAACAAACTGAAGTTAGTTAGCTTCACAGTTAGCAAAGAAGCCAGCTACGAGCGAAGTCTTTTTTTACGTTACGAGACTTGAAACGACACAAGCGACAAAGCAATAAACGTGACCGACGGCCCGTTTTAACAGATAAGCATATACTAACCTTCAGTAAGACCAGTAAATTGTATCACTCAGAGCGTCAAGGAACAGGCTAGCAATGAGGAACCGCACCACAGTCAAATCCTGCAacgatgctgctgctgccatcttGTTCCGACGACGAAAGAGAGACCGAGCGACTTTTGGCACATTTGAAGCTCCAAAATAACGTCAATAACTAGCTATTTAGAAAGCCAGCTATGCCCCATGGTGTCGAACGTCGTCTCAGGTGTCACCAAGCGTCGCTCTTTAGTCTATTCAGGACGAGGAATCCGTGTTTCTAAACTTTTGCATGTTAATACGCCTCGTCCCCCGACAGAGGTAACTGCTGGCTGCtagctgttgctgctgctgctggttcagTAGCTTGTTGCTTCTCCGCATGTGTGGAATgttggggaggggaggggagagagagagggaggagagatagagaggggggaggagagagagaagaggaagggaggagagagtggagggggaggagagagagagaaagagagagagagagagagagagctacaATGCGAAGCGTTCAGTGAAATAAGGAACATTTACTTTAACAAGTTCTGCTGTGTGTCATTTCAGGCTTCCAAAAGATTAATGACCTCTCCAAATTAAAAGTACTcctgaaagaaggacagggcaATGTAactgtcagcatgctaacaaactaaactaaaattgTAGCCTATACATATGCTAAAGTTTAACATAATCATACTaatattgtcattgtgagcatgcaGCAGGCACACCATGATGCCCTGAGCatattgttaatgtttatttaattcCCTCTCTTCTATAATCCCCCTTTTACGTAGATTCAATTGTTAAACTATGTTTTATCAAGACTTGATTTAAACCAGTCTTATATTTATATCGTCTTTCTTTGTAAAAATTGTTCGCAagtttgcttttcttttatattatacaatgtagcaTACATGTATGTAAGtgtattattatgtatatatagtgtagtgtagtgatGTGCCATgtaaactatttttttcttaGATTCTGAGTTATTACATGCTTGCATGTTGTTTAATTATGGTCATAATTATAATCATAGTTTCTTTTAGTGATTATTTACTGAGGGATAAACAGCCTTCTTATTctataaaaaaatctataaatctaaAAAGATACATGTTAATTAAGAGTAGTCCTTCCATTGCTTTGACCAAGCCCTGAACAACAGTGACGATGGCTCAGATGCATTTTACCCATTATTCATTACATCCTTCCCAGTCTAATATGGCTCACAATACTGCGGACCATAATGGAATTGTCCATAATTACATGCTAGTAAAGCGCAGGGTCCCCTCCCTAAACAAGAATTTAACAAATGAGGACATCCCATTGAAtgtttacacacatacatttgctAGGGCATTGTTTAAGagtaggacacacacacacacacacacacccaacaaTGAACCCGGAGCTGAACTGGGCCAATTTCACCTTTTAACTGAGGTTCACAAAAGATCATTAAAATTCCACAGTCCCTTTAAAACAAGTGACCCAAAACCAAAGGAGGAGCCAGCTGGTGACTAAGCTCCCAGAGAAATTGCCCTCACAGTAttaagacaaaatgtaaaagcctatgtaaaaatatatcagGTTGTGGACATCAAAGACTCAAGAAAACTTAATTGTTGTTCAAGACTCCACGCTGATAGTGAAAGCAAaccttaaaaatacaattctaaCAATCAGGAGGCAGTAAACTCTAACACACTTACATTTCTTATTAcccttttgttttcttcctcGTCTCCTCATGTTGTTTATCTCCTGTGTTATATGCTTCTTAATGCAGATGTgctcaaacacatacatgcacaaacagGCAAACAAAAACCTTGGTGGAAGTGACAGTTCACTCACGTTACAGACTGTGTATTCTGTTTCAATTACATTAATAATGCAAATCCTACTTAATATCAGTTTGTTAATCAGTTCTGGCTCCACCTACCTTCTCATATGTGTATTACATATAAATCACCTTGGTGAAAATCTTACTGATGGTTACTcttatgtgttgttttaacatGAGTCAGTAACCACTAAATGATTGCTGAATGAAGTGTTTGTCACATTATAAACCTACAAGGACGATACAGTCTGTGAAATGCTATGTTGTGCAGTGAAATAACATAAGTGACAGTCGTGACTCTCCTGTGTGGGACATACAATGTTTTATTGACATGTTGGAAGGACATTCAAAGACAAGAATCAGTGCGATTGACCCAATCAGTCAATGAACACGTGTCAGTAATTAGCGGAATAGGTGAAGCCCGGAGGAGTGAAGAAACATTACGACCACTGTCATTACTCTGCGGTAAGTTGAATCTAATAGGCTGTAGTGTGTAAAATACGCATGAGAACTGTCAAGACTCAACAGCAAAGCAAGGTGCTTGTGAACAGTAAATAttctaaaacatatttataaaccATCATCAATGTTATAAATAagttaacttaatttaattactaaataacaattaaaaagagCAACAGTTCATTCTAGTTGGTCCATAACACCAGTCTGGTTTCCCTTCGATACTTGCAAATACATTCTGATCATGTTCGTCAAATCTAGTCTAACACTGAGCAGTACCTGATAAGAACTTTCTTTTGTGCACATACAGTGGATATCAAACATctacacctttttttctgttgcaaAATGACCTtacttaaaaataatgaaatgtttagtctcacatttttgttttataagcGTTTGAGTTGTTGCCATACGGTTTTGCTCTGGGTATGTTGAGCCATTGTGCATGTTATTGCAATTCAATGAGCCAAACTATTTTATGGCAATGATTTTTACATCGGTGTAATGAAGTATTAAATTATATGTATTCAATTTGCAGCATTAGCCAAAACAGACACTCCACCTGGTTATTTTATCCCTCCTCAACGTTAACATTTTATCCAATCTTAATTCATCTAATCTTGTGTTTTGAGAGGACTGAATTATCTAGTATTACACAAGAATAAAAACCAAGCACTtgagaaaagtcagaaaaaataaatacaactttgtgttttgttttattccagCTTGTGGTAAAGTGATTCCTTTAGTAACCCCCTTGTGGAGTCTTGACCCCTTAGCTTGGAAACTGCTGTCTAGCCAAACAAAACTGTTAAGACTAATTTCATTTGAAGGGTATTGATGAGAAAGttcagtaaaaagaaaaggtgtTAAGAGTGTGTATCCACTGTATTTCCCAGCATGTAGTCATCTGTCTTTTACCTGTGTGTGCTGTACAGCTGCCTCCGTTTGGTATCAAAACCTCAATACGCTTTAAGTATTAACTGAACTGTGTCAGTGCCACTGAGTTTGAAAACTGTCATATACTGAAAGAGCTGTTATTGACTACTTTGTCATGGCCTGTCTTTATTAAGAATCTCACAGCAGGAAATCAATCGGGACTAAATAtggtcttgtttttttcaacttttttaaagcaaaagaaaaaaaaaccatctCAGAGAGTTTCAAAGGTGTCCTAACCTGTCAGGAGATGCAGGTCAGGCAGAGACATGCAGGCACATTCTGTGGGAGGAGAGGTGATTTGGGAATGCTTGATGACAAGGAGGTTTGTGGAAACAATTTTGacaaaatttaatttttttgtctgGTGGGTGATGCAAAGGAGAACATGTCCCTGCAGGAACCAAAGTTCTCGTAACCTCACACCTTTCTATAACAAGGAAAATACTAAACATAATgccaaaataaatagtttaaatcTCTCCTTAAAGTGATGCCATTTGCATTGGACTGTCAGTCGTTGGCAAAATTCACGacttaaatgtataaatatatcatttaaaatagaGGGCAATTTGTCCCAGCTGCATGAAATAAACCATGTCAGCCCAGTCCATAGATCGTTTTACAATGCCTACTACCTTATTGTGAAACATCGCAATTAAAGTCCAAAGTAGCCTCTCATATGTGTGAGCCCCATCAAAAGCAGCACATGTTTTGCTTTGCATCCAACACAAAAGATTGGCCAGTTTTTAATCGAACCAGTATCTTTTAATAACACGTCTCATAAAATGTGCACGCGTGTCTGATGGCCAAATCCTGATAACAGTTTAGGACAAAGAGATTAACAATTAATAAAATTACTAGGTTTACTTACTTAAGGCCAAAACAGGACAAATATGCATCCCTTGGAGAATCAGAGTCCAAGTAAGGACTGATCTCCTATTTCCTTAATAAATACGGGCCATGATTCTTCACCTTGTTGACTTCACCTCTAATTAGATTCTGTACTCTACTTAGCTACGATTCTTTTGTAGGCTTTGTGgatagaaatgtgtttatattcagtGACTGTATGGTAACAGTAATCATTGTTGTAGCTCTGGTGCTAAAACACGTATTGGTTTGAGTATCTAACTATTTCAATACTGAACAGAAGAGAAGATGGCCATTGTAAGGTCACAATTATGAGGCCTGAGATTTTATCACATAAGCAACACTGTGAGTTAATGCAACTGCGATGGTAGCcagtgcttttttatttttatttttttaattacgCTTGTTTGAGGTGCACACACTCTGCGAGGCCAGCTTAGCTCACTGAATACAGATCAGCTTCCTCAACTCCTTTCTCTAAAACTTAACCGTTAGACGTGAGGGGGAAATTGCAAAACTACAGACAACTCTCCACATCCGTCTTACTCTACTGTGTGGTGTTTATGTCTCTGCGTTGGGACACTCCTCTGACGTCAGGCTTTTCTGGAGAATCTTTTGGTAGAAAGGGGAGAAGACCAGCTTGTTGAAAGTGACGAGGCGACTGAAGCGAACAGCGAGTTCTTTCAGCTCCCTGCTGACTGGGGCCAGACCTcctgggagaggaggaggggtctTGTGTTGACTGGACTCCAGGGAAGCCAGGAGGTAGGTCTGAACCCGGCAgtctgagaggagaggagaggacttATGTGTCATTGCCAAATAAATGTCTACATAATCCACAAAGTCAAACACGAGCTGTTGGCTGCGCTCCTACCCTCTGAGAAAGTCATCATGTCACTTCTTACCCATCAACTTGCGGACTGTGTTGTCTGGCTGGATGGCGGCTAAGATTTGCCCCTTCAGAGTGCTCCTCCGGTCAGCAGAGAAGGGAGAGTAGCCATGCTGGCTGAGACACTGACTCAGGTCAACACACAGTTTCTCCCCAATGGTTGCTAAGGCATCCTGTGCACTAAAAAACCTTGAGACAGGCAACAAGTATTTACTTCAGTACAGTATTGCAACACAAAATGGTTATGAATTATAAAACTTGAGCTAGTTAAAGAGACAACAACTTCCCCAACTTCACGGAAGTGCAACACTTATTTGCCTGGAGTACATCTTTAAATTGGTGCATTATATATTAAATCTGCATTGACTGATTTTTTTGCCACTTGGAAGTAGAACAATCTGACATGACATAAAGTTGTTATGGCAAACGTTGCCTTTgccctcctgttttcctcaggtcaattttgacctagGAGGACAACAAGCATCAACTCAAAAATTAAGtaaaatttcatttaaatgaagcctattgaccataatttctaaaaaatatgtgtaaaacttgtggtaataGGTAGGAATGAAGTTgctaatttataccttatgctttataaacagtcaaatgtGCAGTCAaagggaagacaacaggagggttagttCAATAGTtattctccttttagctctgttttggtttccaccaactcctgaaggaaatatctggctctttggATGCTAAATGCTCCATGCTCTTTTACTTTGTCcatctgctgtttggtgctgggcaggtagtgtgcagtgggtttctctttttttttttttttttttaactgtaaacagCTTCCTACTGTGGTTGAAATTGAAGTTGATGAAAGCGGAggccataaaaccaaacaaatgtgctgaaagacactaaaaagcTCTGTGAAACTGAGGGGGACTGCATGGTTAGGTGATAATTTTCTGTGAGGTCATTGccactttcacattacacacattcttgtgatcttttatttatataccaATTTGATCATTGCTTTAAAATGACGGTCTCTGACAGAATTCAAAGAGCGCATGAGCAACCTCAAAAGTGCATGTGTCTAAGCATTCAGCCCACTAGGACACACTACCTACACTACAATTTGTGGTCATCATGTAACTCTAATCCCGAATGAGTCAATTGAACACCATGTTATTCAAAGGTTTAAGACCTAATGAAATGAACACTGTTCCTGGAAAACTGTAActtccaaaaaaaataatttaagttccccttcactcaaaaatgtgtttttctttttattccttgagttggatgtttgagcctcactgtgcaaaatgatgtatgtgcagagtttgacactagaagaaAGTTTCTCTGTACTCACCTTAGATCTGGGTTTCAggtgtgtacatgtttgtgatttttcaaactagtttggagccaatcgagggccagtaaacaaacaaacttgaaGTCTCcagagcacaaacactgagaatggactttacaatgaaggaggagacatcttgtgtccagcagtgaaaaataaaaacaactaaaaatacctgcatattcatagattggACTGGATTtgtaatgagggagaaggagcagATTTTAATGGGGTAAGTGATTGATGTAACTATATGACACATATTTAAAGCATaggttttctttatatttcataAAACATGTCTGCAGGGGGGCTATACTATTTGGCTCAGTCTCTTTTGGGGCACTGCGTCCACACCCTCTCCACTCCACTTTTAAAGCTTGGTTGCATAATTAGCTTTGCTGTGTAGCTTTCAACATATGTGTGACTATATTTTTTGACTGTTAGCAGTTTAAGCATTTGTACTTACGGCATGTGCATGTCTGCAAGCATGACGTTGACAGTGTTTTTAAGGGTCTCCATCAGTCCGGGCAAGCCTGAGATGGCCTCTCCTGTGGTAGTGTAGACAATGAGGAGCACGGAGGAGAGCAACACTAACTGCTCAACCTCCTGCTGCATCTCCTGGAACCGAACCTGATCCATTAATACTGtctagagagaggagagcagaaacACAGTTGGTGGAAGACACAGATGCAGGATTAAATGTAGAAATGACAGGCAGGAGAAAGAAAACCCAAATAATTGAGAGGCAGATGTAATGACAGGCTTCAGGACTCAGGGTGTTTACCTCTGGGAAGGGGTCCGAGGCGTTGTCCCATTTCAGCAGGCGCAGATAGGCATGATTATGGACATTAAGTGGGAGGAGTGAAGGTGGGGGAGATGAGGCGGCACTAGAACCGTCTGTCCCAGCCTCTTTCAAGCCTCTCACTGTGTCCTCAAGCCACTTCTCAGTATAGTCTAAGGCATCTAAAGAAGAAAGGATCATTTCATTATCGATGCAGTGTGGATCTTTGTTTTCCTACAGACATGGAACATCAATGGAGTTACCTACTCTGTGAAAGAGCAGGCCACGTTGAAAACACAGCTGGTCAATTAGGAGAAATAATTAAGAAATAATTATCAAAAGATAATCTCCATTATCAATTAGtatttaaattatgttattaaTTGTTTCATCTTCTGGTCTGttaaatatcagaaaaatacaaaatattttcattacaaTTTTCCAAAGATGTGCgaaagaagacatctttaaattaCTTGtacaaaacccaaagatattaattttatgatatatattatataaacagaGACAAGCAGCAGATCCCAATGTTGATCAGCCGATTCATTCATTATCAAATTTCCCATAGCTTTTCTGATTGACTGGCTAATCCCTTTATGTATATAAAAcgtaaataaacactgaaatatatgCTTCATGATTAAAGTTGCGTTtcttttttggccacttgggggcagcagtacaaactgaaaacacaatatTGGCATATTATCACTTTATTAAATTGTTATGGCTACATCAAATCTCTTATTTGGAATCGTACAGTCAGAGAGccaaaaaaccaaaagaagTGGCTGTTAAGAGGattctttctttgcttttgcTCTTATGTAATGCTCAATAATATGATGAGGAAAACAGTCTCCTTACTGGGTTGTTTCTCCAGAAACTCCTGGAACTTGTTCCTCTCATACTCAGCTGACTGCTGCATCAGATGAGGCCTGATGCTGGTCACTGCAAAGTTAGCCATGTCCACTTTCATCAGGTCCAACATGGAGAATATGGCCCTTAGAAGGGGGATGACAGCAGAAACCAGATATGGAAATGGAAAATCATGTGTCATTAAATTTAACCCTCTCAAAATGTCCCGAAGGCACTTTAAATTATAAATCTAGCTGAGCTGGAGTCCAACTTGTTTTTTACTCATTCAGGTTATTTTAGCTCATCTCTTATCATTCTCTAAGaaagtaataataacataataacatcaACTGAAATGAAATTTACACTATCTAAAAATAAACAGAGGCCTGGAGCTTGCAGAGCTAATAATAGTCTCTTGGCCTACTTGAGCAGAGGCACAATATCGTCAGTCTCCTTCAGCTTATTGATGTCCTTGTCCCTGCAGGGGGCGCACAGCGAGCCCATCATCCCAACAATGAACTGGGACAATTGACCGATGTCGAGTGCTCCTTTCTCAGCCTGCTGCTGGATTAGAGGcaggtccagaacctcttcgataCGGGACCGCAGACGTCCATGTCCCGGCAGCAAGAAAGACAGCAGTGTCTGGATgagcagatgatgatgaaggcaaggaaaaaaagatagaaTGACTGAATGAAGAGGGATGAACAGAGTTTGTGAGACCTTGTGTCCGTGACCTTCTCAGAATACAAACAACTTCAGAGGATCGTATTTTAGGAGAGGATGTTTGCAGCTAAATTTAGGGCACACATGTGCAGAGCGCTGCAGTTGTTATGACCGCTCTTTCCTGAATAAACTAACCCCCACTCCGCCTCACCTCTTTGATCTCCGCCAGCAGTTTGATGGCGTGGTCGTACGACGGCGGGTCCTCCTTCAACTGAGCTTCCAAACAATCCCAGAATGCTTTGTGCATAATCTCCTTCACCTTGCGCTCCAAACTGTACAGAGGCACGGGAGGAATGATTACTTCTACAGCAAGAAAGCAGACCAGTACTCAAAGGAATCCAGAATGATAGTATCCAAAATCTCACCTTCCTTCAGGAAGCTCTGCAGGTTTGACTTGAAAAGCCTGGTTGACCATTATTTCGTGGGCCAAAGCCATGTTGTTGACTCCTTTAGCCGTCTCCATCAGCTCCTCCACAGACACAAATCTAGGAGGGCTGGCTATGAGGGAGGGAAAGTAAATCTATATTAAAAAGATACTTTCACTCCGCAAAATTACACTTCAAAGTGGAAACAGAACTGGATTTGAACTCATTTGCAAACACTGAGTTTTATCTTTTAGTTCCAAATGGACTTAGTGTGACTGTACTGTCAGCAGGCACACACCAACTACAAGACGTGTTAATCCCCTCGAGTCATCCAGCTGTCAGTGTATCCACAAAGATTTCGGTTAAGTCTGAAAGCTAAATCTCTATTGTCTCTATTCTTGTGCTCTAGGTTAATCCAATTTATAACTATGAGCGCCAATTAAAAGTCATGCATTCCAACTCACATTTGCAATGTCATCATCTGTCAAGCTTAAAGctattgcaaatgaaaaaatgtggaaaacatGATAAAAGTCACAATGGGAACAATCAGACAAGGAAGCATAATCTAAATCAGAGCTGACTGTGCTAATcctttgaaataaaaagaagtgtCCAAAAAGTTTTATTTGTCTGGTTTCCAGCTTTGGAGGACAATTTTAGTTTTATACTGATATTCTCATGTCTTGGAGATTAGCAACACTGGTGTTGAACCATGGTCCTAACTGAAGCCAAGATTAATGTCTGAACATTCAAGAACTCACGGACAGGGCTTTAGGTTTCAGAGaggctgtgctgtgtgtgccaAACATGTTACACACCGAGCATCCATCAAGTCCATTAAAAGTGACGTGTCGAAGTATTAAAGGCAAGCTGACACTCATAAACCCAATGCTAATGCTTGAAACTATGCTATTTAATGGACCAAGATCAATAAATTGGTTGGGTCAAATATATAGCTTAATATTCACTCATTGCAGATACAGTATATCGGTGTCCATGTGCAGTATATGTCGGTTGATAGGAAGCAAACAACTGCAGTAAAGGAGTGTCACATTAGAGTGTGAGGTCATTTAGAGGCAGTGTCAGCATTACAGAGTGCTGACAAgttgatttttacactgtaaaatatcccACTTAGTATGTGTCTTTATCACAAAAACAGATCTAATGAATTACCATTATgattatgtgtttatataataaaaaaacaaatctattgGCCGATACATTGCTTCAACTCTTGCATTATCGGCAATGTACTGATATAAAAAAATCCAGTACAGGTTGTATAGTATAGGTCAGGCTACTCTACCAAAGCAAATAATCAGACACACCTGTACTTAAGCTGTCAGTTTGGAGACATGCTGAAGAAACACCAGAGGAAaattaaaggggaactccaccAAGTTTACACATCAGTGTTTGTTTGCAGGTTTTGAGGGGCACTACTGGGTATGTCAACAAACAATGTATAAAGTCATTTGTGAGTCAagagggagctgtgtgaaaGCTGATGAATTACCTCgtgtgatgtcacttgagtcagaGCTGTCTGGGACTGAAGACTacaagtcaaactgaaaaacaTCTTGTTATGTGGAGTTAGAAAGTCTCTAACTGCTCCAGGCTACATTAGAGCAAAACACAGACTTTACTGTCAAGCCTCAGACTTAACTGTCAGTGGTTGAGTTGCATTGTATAAAAAAAGAGGATATCTCTGTTTCTTCTCCATTGATTTggatcatttatatatatatatatacatatatatattttcttttatttttttttttttcccccataagtTCCATAATGACTGACAATGTTAAGGAGTGCAATACCAAATCAACAGTGTGCTATTTTAAGGCTATGGAGCTGCTGGGGAGTTAAAAACAGGCAGACAGTGCAGACAAGGACAGTTTATCTGTCATCCCCTGAAGGAATGAGCTTGTGAGGCTGACGTGTTTCTTCCCCTCTCTTCAAAAGAAGGGTTGTTTGTGTTCCcatttaaatgcacattttctaTCTTTTACTAATCTGAGAATAACTGAAGTTAAACTGCAGTTAGGGTAGGGCTTGACAACACTACACTATCCTTCCGCACTTAAAATACAGTAtggattagagctgcaacatgTAATCAATGAATAGGTTAGGTGGCAACTATTGcgaaagtaaaagtaaaaataacaaatattagctctaaaatgtgagaattacattacagtaaatttcatattttg from Scomber scombrus chromosome 6, fScoSco1.1, whole genome shotgun sequence includes these protein-coding regions:
- the tcp11l1 gene encoding T-complex protein 11-like protein 1, encoding MPKEADNLEGGGDKEAKEEKAQDSSEEMVRKRVRANTPSPHRGNTPQASPPRFVSVEELMETAKGVNNMALAHEIMVNQAFQVKPAELPEGSLERKVKEIMHKAFWDCLEAQLKEDPPSYDHAIKLLAEIKETLLSFLLPGHGRLRSRIEEVLDLPLIQQQAEKGALDIGQLSQFIVGMMGSLCAPCRDKDINKLKETDDIVPLLKAIFSMLDLMKVDMANFAVTSIRPHLMQQSAEYERNKFQEFLEKQPNALDYTEKWLEDTVRGLKEAGTDGSSAASSPPPSLLPLNVHNHAYLRLLKWDNASDPFPETVLMDQVRFQEMQQEVEQLVLLSSVLLIVYTTTGEAISGLPGLMETLKNTVNVMLADMHMPFFSAQDALATIGEKLCVDLSQCLSQHGYSPFSADRRSTLKGQILAAIQPDNTVRKLMDCRVQTYLLASLESSQHKTPPPLPGGLAPVSRELKELAVRFSRLVTFNKLVFSPFYQKILQKSLTSEECPNAET